One genomic window of Nitrososphaera sp. includes the following:
- a CDS encoding UbiA family prenyltransferase, which translates to MSFLHIRNLGRSSRLGPSAYLKSLGILFASRRKHGLVFMMSTVTGLFCTSGGLPGLALQGESLVLVERMMALPAITLLLTVGLYVLNDLTDADLDRMNKKRRPIPMGIVTKRQAVFFIISTNAVAGLIALSTGNLATILLIVPMIAIGILYSAPKVALKDRFVVKTLTIGVYMSLSLMLGSTVGSDLSNLAVSSVLAYGSLMVLMMVFVTSPYNDLGDIEGDAAAGRKTIPVVIGRKATLVMIGATACTMSAASWVLYFSSSLGITGAIVMSIVSSLILVNIIRTSRLEAKSEAIRSQHARLMPLHFLMQSAIIAGTILV; encoded by the coding sequence TTGTCCTTCCTGCACATCCGCAATCTCGGCAGAAGCTCGAGGCTGGGCCCGTCTGCATACTTGAAGTCTCTGGGCATTTTGTTTGCCTCCAGGAGAAAGCACGGCTTGGTGTTCATGATGTCAACCGTTACAGGCTTGTTTTGTACGTCTGGCGGTCTACCGGGGCTGGCTTTGCAGGGAGAGTCGCTTGTTCTAGTCGAGAGGATGATGGCCCTTCCTGCAATCACGCTTCTGCTAACTGTCGGCCTGTATGTACTAAATGACCTCACGGACGCCGACCTTGACCGCATGAACAAGAAAAGGCGGCCGATTCCTATGGGGATTGTCACGAAAAGGCAGGCTGTGTTTTTCATAATTTCTACCAACGCAGTTGCAGGTCTGATCGCCTTGTCAACGGGGAACCTGGCAACAATCTTACTAATCGTGCCAATGATCGCTATCGGCATCCTGTATTCTGCGCCGAAGGTCGCGCTGAAGGACAGGTTTGTGGTAAAGACGCTAACAATAGGCGTCTACATGTCGCTGTCGCTAATGCTGGGATCGACTGTCGGCTCGGATCTCAGCAACCTGGCAGTTTCATCGGTGCTTGCATACGGGTCGCTGATGGTCCTGATGATGGTATTTGTCACCTCGCCGTACAACGACTTGGGCGACATAGAGGGAGATGCGGCAGCCGGAAGGAAGACCATCCCGGTAGTAATTGGGAGGAAAGCCACGCTCGTAATGATTGGCGCGACAGCCTGCACAATGTCAGCCGCGTCCTGGGTTCTCTACTTTTCTTCGTCTCTCGGCATCACAGGCGCTATAGTAATGAGTATCGTCTCCTCGCTTATCCTTGTCAACATCATCAGGACAAGCAGGTTAGAGGCAAAGTCGGAAGCAATTCGAAGCCAACATGCGAGACTTATGCCGCTGCACTTTTTAATGCAGTCCGCGATCATAGCCGGTACAATTCTTGTTTAA
- the tmk gene encoding dTMP kinase, whose amino-acid sequence MSVKTVKAESGKELHVPGKLIVVEGIDGSGKSTQIRLLEKWLKYKGHSVFFTEWNSSEQVKEIISKGKKKNLLTPTTFSLLHATDFAARYERNIFPLLRAGYIVLADRYIYTAFARDVVRGCSPDWVRKVYGFATKPDITFYFRVSVDVAIDRILAGRPKLKFYEAGMDLNLSSDPYESYRIFQGRITDQYDAMVQKEGFTVINADEQIEEQQQRVRDTAAAILQ is encoded by the coding sequence TTGAGCGTCAAGACTGTAAAGGCCGAGTCAGGCAAGGAGCTTCACGTCCCCGGAAAATTGATTGTTGTAGAGGGAATAGACGGCTCGGGCAAGTCAACTCAGATCCGCCTGCTTGAAAAATGGCTGAAATACAAAGGCCACTCTGTCTTTTTCACTGAATGGAATTCCTCGGAGCAGGTAAAGGAGATCATTTCAAAGGGCAAAAAGAAGAACCTCCTGACTCCGACAACCTTTAGCCTTTTGCACGCAACAGACTTTGCTGCCAGGTACGAGCGGAACATCTTTCCGCTGCTCCGTGCAGGGTACATTGTTCTTGCAGACCGGTACATCTACACCGCGTTTGCTAGGGATGTCGTTCGCGGCTGCAGTCCGGACTGGGTCCGCAAAGTGTACGGATTTGCTACCAAGCCGGACATTACCTTCTATTTCAGAGTCTCGGTAGACGTTGCAATCGACAGAATACTGGCCGGCAGGCCCAAGCTCAAGTTCTACGAAGCGGGTATGGACCTCAACCTTAGCAGCGACCCGTACGAGAGCTATAGAATCTTTCAGGGGCGCATAACGGATCAGTATGATGCGATGGTGCAGAAGGAAGGCTTTACGGTGATAAATGCCGACGAACAGATCGAGGAGCAGCAGCAGAGAGTACGCGACACTGCTGCGGCAATTCTCCAGTGA
- a CDS encoding NADPH-dependent F420 reductase: MEQQRTMTSVGIIGSGDVGIKLANSFHEIGYDVMLGSRDPHQDKLASWAKSRGARAQTGTFEQTANFGDIVVIATSWSGAENAIRLVGPRNFSGKTVIDVTNPLDFSSGPPKLAIGMTDSAGETVQRLLPGANVVKAFNIVGNPHMFKPQFDCGPPTMFICGNSSEAKTTVTSILDKFGWETIDLGGIQESRLLEPLAMVWIKHYINTGSGNHAFKLLTKK; this comes from the coding sequence ATGGAGCAACAGAGGACCATGACGAGTGTTGGGATAATAGGCTCAGGCGACGTTGGAATCAAGCTTGCAAACAGCTTTCATGAAATTGGCTATGATGTGATGCTTGGCTCAAGAGACCCGCATCAGGACAAGCTCGCATCGTGGGCAAAGTCGCGCGGCGCGCGGGCCCAGACGGGCACGTTTGAGCAAACGGCAAATTTTGGCGACATCGTCGTGATTGCGACGTCGTGGAGCGGCGCGGAAAACGCCATCCGGCTCGTCGGACCGCGCAACTTTTCAGGCAAGACCGTGATTGACGTGACAAACCCTCTGGACTTTTCGTCAGGCCCTCCCAAACTTGCAATCGGCATGACAGACTCTGCGGGCGAAACGGTTCAGAGACTCCTCCCCGGCGCAAACGTTGTCAAGGCCTTTAACATAGTTGGAAACCCGCACATGTTCAAGCCGCAGTTTGACTGCGGCCCTCCGACCATGTTTATCTGCGGCAACAGCAGCGAGGCCAAGACCACCGTGACATCCATTCTGGACAAATTTGGATGGGAAACTATTGACCTGGGAGGAATACAGGAGTCTCGGCTGCTCGAACCGCTTGCAATGGTCTGGATAAAGCACTACATAAACACAGGCTCGGGCAACCACGCGTTTAAACTCTTGACAAAAAAGTGA
- a CDS encoding adenylate/guanylate cyclase domain-containing protein, with protein sequence MTRYSDSNLHLYGDDRGSAHGAVTSLPGGDALSQYRRESDSEQHESKERQQIEILLRFFDDSRKYCVCMVDMVSSTAISRSLGDSGVGRYYSIFLNRMANIATNFGAVVVKNIGDSILYYFPETELGTPASFKNVLLCGIAMLEEREPLNRKMRNEGLPEVSYRVSCEYGSVAVAKVSTSSVNDIFGTTVNHCSRINDFAPRDSMVIGQGMYEKVRSLDSFAFAESLLPTSSAEEGLYRMYIVRRT encoded by the coding sequence TTGACTCGCTACAGCGACAGCAATTTGCATCTGTACGGCGATGACAGAGGGTCTGCGCATGGCGCGGTCACTTCGCTTCCTGGCGGCGACGCACTGTCGCAGTACAGACGCGAATCGGATTCAGAGCAGCACGAGTCCAAGGAACGGCAGCAAATAGAAATCCTGCTTCGCTTCTTTGACGATAGCAGGAAATATTGTGTATGCATGGTGGACATGGTAAGCTCTACTGCAATTAGCAGGTCTCTCGGAGACTCGGGGGTCGGAAGGTACTATTCCATTTTTCTTAACAGGATGGCCAACATCGCCACAAACTTTGGTGCAGTGGTCGTAAAGAACATCGGCGACAGCATCCTGTACTACTTTCCCGAGACAGAGCTTGGCACGCCGGCGTCGTTCAAGAACGTTCTGTTGTGCGGAATCGCAATGCTCGAAGAGCGGGAACCGCTAAACCGCAAAATGAGAAACGAGGGGCTGCCGGAGGTAAGCTACCGCGTGAGCTGCGAATACGGCTCGGTCGCAGTCGCCAAGGTCTCCACTTCATCTGTAAACGACATATTCGGGACCACGGTGAACCACTGCTCGAGGATCAATGATTTCGCTCCGCGAGACAGTATGGTCATAGGACAAGGAATGTACGAGAAGGTTCGATCTCTGGACAGCTTTGCATTCGCCGAGTCTTTGCTCCCAACCTCTTCGGCTGAGGAAGGCCTTTACCGCATGTATATAGTGCGTCGAACCTGA
- a CDS encoding response regulator, protein MKVLIIDDSPDITDLLVKVLTAIGHQVSFTNSGREGLELIKAGRFDAVFLDIAMPDFSGLDIIDSLVSEGKLADNLIVLFTASSITDSEVAELVKLGIHSCLRKPVQIDTLFEKMTEIEKARSVAK, encoded by the coding sequence ATGAAAGTACTCATAATTGACGACAGCCCAGACATAACAGACCTCCTTGTCAAGGTACTGACGGCAATAGGGCACCAGGTGTCCTTTACAAACAGCGGCCGCGAAGGACTTGAACTAATCAAGGCGGGCCGCTTTGATGCTGTATTTCTGGATATCGCCATGCCTGACTTTTCAGGACTTGACATAATCGACAGCCTCGTAAGCGAAGGCAAGCTGGCAGACAACCTGATTGTGCTCTTTACGGCCTCGTCGATAACCGACTCCGAAGTAGCCGAACTGGTAAAACTGGGCATCCACTCCTGCCTTCGAAAGCCGGTCCAGATCGACACTCTTTTTGAGAAAATGACCGAGATTGAAAAAGCGCGGAGCGTGGCAAAGTGA
- a CDS encoding ATP-binding protein yields the protein MVEKPVSLTIKSKIIILSMFLSLTTLFAVSMLSYITSDSLLRQRVSDQLTSESTGRGAAVSSLMDSRTLQIRVLATNDAIQQVVSHFAADQPSTISASALEDYKRQFRSEIDSFRDVAGNSIGLQDVAVYGRDGKLLASTDSFISNSTASNATAVSARDQNSSTIVLNSAGFPQDIRAILPTAVPGASPTPASFHFGLVNGARDAIVIVPIISRSVAGATNSTSAPPNTQIGEMVATMNMNGFDDILLNRKGLGQTGEVYLVNNNKIMITESRFIKNAPFRELVDTEAVRACLVQGTEVHDIYPDYRTIPVVGFSYCARDRGFVLLAEFDEAEIFSPVSTLRNYILATAGAITVVVVVTSLYVSKTISRPIIQLRDAADRISKGDYEYEVHSESRDEVGQLASQFDSMRKSILETNNNLNKMVRERTKELGDMTNALDATAIVAVTDKDGKITKVNHKFVEISKYREDELIGMNHRILKSGYHSEEFFKEMWKTISSGRIFEGEIKNMAKDGSYYWVKTTIVPFLDEYGKPKQYIAIHSDVTDLKNYEEKLQRALERERENAQIIKRQAEELRQTNIELRNKDKLKDEFLSMASHELKTPLTPIIGWCGVLKSEKILGPISKDQKNALETIEKNAVKLEKMISDMLDVQKIELGEIRFNIGEADVDRILKNIEKDFQLAMKDKAVQFTVHSQPGLKLHSDEAKITQVLSALLYNSIDFVPPTTGRIDVSAEERNGDIVFCVRDNGPGIAKEKQQYLFQKFYQVDTSLTRKHGGTGLGLAISKGLVSGLGGTIWVETEEGKGSSFYFSIPKDRQKDNNESTHN from the coding sequence TTGGTTGAGAAACCCGTCTCGCTCACCATCAAGTCCAAGATCATTATCCTTAGCATGTTCCTTTCCCTTACCACCCTTTTTGCTGTGTCGATGCTAAGTTACATTACCTCAGACAGCCTTCTTCGGCAGCGTGTTTCCGACCAGCTGACAAGCGAGTCAACAGGGAGGGGAGCGGCCGTCAGCTCTCTCATGGACTCTCGTACGCTCCAGATAAGGGTCCTTGCCACTAACGACGCAATCCAGCAGGTCGTCTCCCACTTTGCTGCCGACCAGCCGTCTACCATTTCTGCGAGTGCGCTTGAGGACTACAAAAGGCAGTTTAGGTCGGAGATCGATTCTTTCAGGGACGTGGCGGGCAACTCTATCGGACTGCAAGACGTGGCCGTGTACGGCAGGGACGGCAAACTCCTTGCATCGACTGATAGTTTTATTTCCAATTCTACGGCCTCCAACGCGACCGCGGTGTCTGCCAGGGATCAAAACAGTTCGACCATCGTTCTAAACAGCGCCGGCTTTCCCCAAGATATCAGGGCAATCTTGCCTACCGCGGTTCCGGGAGCATCGCCCACCCCCGCGTCATTTCACTTTGGCCTTGTAAATGGCGCCAGGGATGCAATAGTCATTGTACCGATAATCTCCCGCAGCGTTGCGGGCGCGACAAACAGCACGTCAGCGCCTCCAAACACGCAGATTGGAGAGATGGTCGCAACCATGAACATGAATGGATTTGACGACATCCTCCTGAACAGAAAGGGCCTCGGTCAGACTGGCGAAGTGTACCTTGTAAACAACAACAAGATAATGATAACCGAGTCCCGATTCATCAAAAACGCGCCCTTCAGAGAGCTGGTTGACACAGAGGCTGTGCGAGCCTGTCTTGTCCAGGGCACCGAAGTGCACGACATCTACCCTGACTATAGGACCATCCCGGTGGTGGGCTTTTCGTATTGCGCCCGCGACAGGGGATTTGTGCTGCTGGCTGAATTTGACGAGGCGGAGATCTTCAGCCCCGTCAGTACTCTGAGGAACTACATCCTTGCGACTGCGGGCGCGATTACGGTCGTGGTGGTCGTAACGTCTCTGTATGTATCAAAGACGATTTCCAGGCCGATAATCCAGCTGCGCGATGCTGCAGACCGCATCTCAAAGGGGGACTATGAGTACGAGGTTCACTCGGAATCGCGCGACGAGGTCGGCCAGCTTGCCTCGCAGTTTGACAGCATGCGAAAGAGCATCCTTGAAACCAACAACAACCTCAACAAGATGGTGCGCGAGCGCACAAAGGAGCTGGGCGACATGACAAACGCCCTTGACGCGACCGCAATCGTGGCGGTGACTGACAAGGACGGAAAAATCACCAAGGTCAACCACAAGTTTGTAGAGATTTCCAAGTACCGCGAGGACGAGCTTATCGGCATGAATCACCGCATCCTAAAGTCTGGCTACCACTCTGAGGAATTCTTCAAGGAAATGTGGAAGACCATATCATCAGGCAGGATATTTGAAGGCGAAATAAAGAACATGGCAAAGGACGGCTCGTACTACTGGGTCAAGACCACGATTGTGCCTTTCCTTGACGAGTACGGCAAGCCCAAGCAGTACATCGCCATACACAGCGACGTGACCGACCTGAAGAATTACGAGGAAAAGCTTCAGCGGGCGCTGGAACGGGAGAGGGAGAACGCCCAGATTATCAAGCGCCAGGCAGAAGAGCTCCGACAGACAAACATCGAGCTTCGGAACAAGGACAAGCTCAAGGACGAGTTCTTGAGCATGGCGTCGCACGAACTAAAGACGCCGCTGACCCCGATTATCGGCTGGTGCGGAGTGCTCAAGTCCGAAAAAATCCTGGGACCGATTTCAAAGGATCAAAAGAATGCGTTGGAAACGATAGAAAAGAATGCGGTGAAGCTTGAGAAAATGATAAGCGACATGCTTGATGTGCAAAAGATAGAGCTGGGCGAGATCCGATTCAACATAGGCGAGGCAGACGTGGACAGGATTCTGAAAAACATAGAAAAGGATTTCCAGCTTGCAATGAAGGATAAGGCCGTCCAGTTTACGGTCCACTCACAGCCGGGCCTAAAGCTTCACTCCGACGAGGCCAAGATTACCCAGGTGCTTTCCGCGCTCCTGTACAACTCGATAGACTTTGTTCCCCCGACGACGGGCAGGATTGACGTCAGTGCTGAAGAGAGAAACGGCGACATTGTGTTCTGCGTCCGGGACAACGGCCCCGGCATAGCCAAGGAAAAGCAGCAGTATCTGTTTCAAAAGTTCTATCAGGTGGATACATCGCTGACGAGAAAGCACGGGGGAACAGGCCTTGGGCTGGCAATCAGCAAGGGTCTAGTGAGCGGCCTTGGGGGCACTATCTGGGTGGAGACCGAAGAAGGCAAGGGTTCGAGTTTTTATTTCAGCATCCCAAAGGACAGGCAAAAGGATAACAATGAAAGTACTCATAATTGA